From one Cupriavidus sp. P-10 genomic stretch:
- the bcsE gene encoding cellulose biosynthesis protein BcsE, translating into MNDASRPTAPPPPSLRKKPRAWLQARPALAIDALPPALAALEPTAVHVVYADATPACDALFWQSAARLLRARTTVLSPREPAGIADMLRAHGLDIERSRTLHPRANVCTLRGVPDRSGIAVLTEALQAVVDQCGAQGSQFLVEGAQGYFRWEDPVALADDGELLARWCRSNSCGVLLVMEPPGGTAALQLVSLAGFHRHFAGVARLAQQHGQFVWEVGFWRHKDAILPPEVVPLRFSPVDRGLVAGTGADDAIAPGEAPTLLAPDEDRVIVSREAVLRERWIPAHWQVVDDNATAVAAAGGAVAATVVLHYGQIAELETLAGQVHQLRHDGGKALKIVVREDHEILRQRYELLMMTLGASLVIHRNTPFARVQTMIEAIQGQVFSRPILPDYKSALSAVVATAATGYVPPADFISLVRTTLERSSVIRLPHVLLELPLLPEAAHVDALRACQMHDAGDLCTAGSNAVYAFFFACRMENVETACRHVFVRPMSELFGGELRCGDPESILGSLKRLESDIAQRPVQDYSGWLASQPGLSPVTAPAELPPQDAPIPLPATSRARRGRRAQPQAFAIPLKPQR; encoded by the coding sequence ATGAACGACGCCAGCCGCCCAACCGCCCCGCCGCCGCCGAGCTTGCGCAAGAAGCCGCGCGCCTGGCTGCAGGCGCGCCCGGCGCTGGCCATCGATGCGCTGCCGCCCGCGCTGGCGGCGCTCGAGCCCACCGCCGTGCACGTGGTCTATGCCGACGCCACGCCCGCCTGCGACGCGCTGTTCTGGCAAAGTGCGGCACGGCTGCTGCGCGCACGCACCACGGTGCTGTCGCCGCGCGAGCCGGCCGGGATCGCCGACATGCTGCGCGCGCACGGGCTCGACATCGAACGCTCGCGCACGCTGCATCCGCGCGCCAACGTCTGCACGCTGCGCGGCGTGCCCGACCGCTCCGGCATCGCCGTGCTGACCGAAGCGCTGCAGGCCGTGGTGGACCAGTGCGGCGCACAGGGCAGCCAGTTCCTGGTGGAAGGCGCGCAGGGATATTTCCGCTGGGAAGACCCGGTCGCGCTGGCCGATGACGGCGAGCTGCTGGCACGATGGTGCAGAAGCAACAGCTGCGGCGTGCTGCTGGTGATGGAGCCGCCCGGCGGCACGGCGGCGCTGCAGCTGGTGTCACTGGCGGGGTTCCACCGGCATTTCGCCGGCGTGGCGCGGCTGGCGCAGCAGCACGGGCAGTTTGTCTGGGAGGTCGGCTTCTGGCGCCACAAGGATGCGATCCTGCCGCCGGAGGTGGTGCCGCTGCGCTTCTCGCCGGTCGACCGCGGCCTGGTGGCCGGTACCGGCGCCGACGACGCCATCGCGCCCGGCGAGGCACCCACGTTGCTGGCCCCCGACGAGGACCGCGTCATCGTCAGCCGCGAAGCGGTGCTGCGCGAGCGCTGGATCCCCGCGCACTGGCAGGTGGTCGACGACAATGCCACCGCGGTGGCTGCCGCTGGCGGTGCGGTCGCGGCCACCGTGGTGCTGCATTACGGCCAGATCGCCGAACTCGAGACCCTTGCCGGCCAGGTACACCAGCTGCGCCACGACGGCGGCAAGGCGCTCAAGATCGTGGTGCGCGAGGACCACGAGATCCTGCGCCAGCGCTACGAGCTGCTGATGATGACGCTGGGCGCCAGCCTGGTGATCCACCGCAACACGCCCTTCGCGCGCGTGCAGACCATGATCGAGGCGATCCAGGGCCAGGTGTTCTCGCGCCCGATCCTGCCCGACTACAAGAGCGCGCTGTCCGCGGTGGTGGCCACCGCCGCCACGGGCTACGTGCCGCCCGCCGACTTTATCTCGCTGGTGCGCACCACGCTCGAACGCAGCAGCGTGATCCGGCTGCCGCATGTGCTGCTGGAGCTGCCGCTGCTGCCCGAAGCGGCCCACGTCGATGCGCTGCGCGCGTGCCAGATGCACGATGCCGGCGACCTCTGCACCGCAGGCAGCAATGCGGTCTACGCCTTCTTCTTCGCCTGCCGCATGGAGAACGTCGAGACCGCGTGCCGCCATGTGTTCGTGCGGCCGATGTCCGAGCTGTTCGGCGGCGAGCTGCGCTGCGGCGATCCCGAATCGATCCTGGGCTCGCTCAAGCGGCTTGAATCCGATATCGCACAGCGCCCGGTGCAGGACTACAGCGGCTGGCTGGCCAGCCAGCCCGGGCTGTCGCCGGTGACGGCGCCGGCGGAACTGCCGCCGCAGGACGCGCCGATCCCGTTGCCCGCAACCTCGCGCGCGCGCCGTGGCCGGCGCGCGCAGCCGCAGGCGTTTGCCATCCCGCTGAAGCCGCAACGCTAG